Proteins encoded within one genomic window of Larus michahellis unplaced genomic scaffold, bLarMic1.1 SCAFFOLD_34, whole genome shotgun sequence:
- the LOC141737322 gene encoding olfactory receptor 14J1-like — MPAEFYLLTVMSYDRYVAICKPLHYGTLLGSRACVHMAAAAWGSGFLHALLQTANTFSLPLCQGNALDQFFCEIPQILKLSCSHSYLREVGLLVLGCFLAFLCFVFILLSYMQIFRAVLRIPSEQGRHKAFSTCLPHLAVVSLFVSTAVFAYLKPPSISSPVLDLVVAVLYSVVPPAVNPFIYSMRNQELKDALWKLILPVCFSSIESPLSVYM; from the coding sequence cagagttttatcttctcactgtcatgtcctatgaccgctacgttgccatctgcaaacccctgcactacgggaccctcctgggcagcagagcttgtgtccacatggcagcagctgcctggggcagtgggtttctccatgctctcctgcaaacggccaatacattttccctgcccctctgccagggcaatgccctggaccagttcttctgtgaaatcccccagatcctcaagctctcctgctcacactcctacctcagggaagttgggcttcttgtattagggtgttttttagcttttctgtgttttgtgttcatcctGCTGTCCTAcatgcagatcttcagggccgtgctgaggatcccctctgagcagggacggcacaaagccttttccacgtgcctccctcacctggccgtggtctccctgtttgtcagcactgctgtgtttgcctacctgaagcccccctccatctcttccccagttctcgatctggtggtggctgtgctgtactcagtggtgcctccagcagtgaaccccttcatctacagcatgaggaaccaggagctcaaggatgccctgtggaaactgattttaccagtgtgcttcagcagcattgagtctcccctctctgtttacaTGTGA